The genomic DNA CTGCAACCCAGACCTAGATTAAGCAGCTTTAATAATTGGTGGTAATACGACTTTCCCTCTTCTAAATCCCGTGGCTTTAATATACCATTTGAGAGAAATATCCCATTCTCAATGTATCTTAGTAGTAAGGTTTTTTCGTTCTACAAGATCTCTTAGGATTAGAATGAGCCTCTGAGTCTTTGATCAATTGTACTTTAGTTTGGGTACTGCCCAAATGCATGTATTACTCatatactattatgtaacaagatctcgacaaaggcttcttttggtttttctgACACTCATAATACATCAGGAAAGTGTTTCTTGTCTTTGTTGAAGTGAGGCATATTAAAAGGTTCTTATACCCTAGTAAATTTACTTGTGAATATGAATGCTTTACAGGTCTTATACTGATGTatacaatatcaagagaaatatgtctcactgccggcatggtggcgcaatgggtagcgctgctgcatcgcggttaggagacctgggttcgcttcccgggtcctccctacgtggagtttgccttttctccccatgtctgcgtgggtttgctccggtttcatcccacagtccaaagacaatgcaggtttggtgcatttgcgatcctaaattgtccctagtgtgtgcttagtgtgggtgtgtgccctgcggtgggctggcgccctgcctggggtttgtttcctgccttgtgccctgtgttggctgggattggctccagcagacccccgtgaccctgtagttaggatatagcgggttggataatggatggatggatatgtctcACTTAAGTAACTTCAGACCATTACAAAGTGATGTTACTTTAGCaggccacattgcagagatgcATAACCACTTTAGTGGTGTTTTGTAAGTGCTATTAAGAGTGAAAGAAGCCTTTTTAAAGGTGTTGCTGTATAACAGTATATGactaacagatgcattttttgcagtacctaaactaaagtgttaccaatcaAAGGACATGTGACTCAGCCATAGCACTGTGCAGCTGCAATAGAAGGCAATGCTGAAGCTGGGGCCTTAAATTTACCAGTCAGTCTATGTCACGATTCTCAATCAGATGAAATATTGGAAAGATAAGTACAACCAGACAAAAGTAAGTTGCATCAGGCAGTTGTAAGGCTTAAGCCTCATCCaaactactatgttttcattaaaaaacgTAGACATTGGTCttcatttctgtcttttgtcCATACTACTACTCCGACGTTTTTAACCCCTGAaaagaaacactttcaaaaaCTCTCACCAGAGCCATATATTTCAGCATGGACTGATGAGAACtctgtgcttttttttcctttctaaaaatGCAGACTCTAACCACATTCTGATTTGCTTGTGCTTATCCTGATTGGATCATGCTTATTTAATGACAATATCTCATTCAGTGACTGGTCACCTTTCACAgcagaaaaccatattccaacacgGCAGGCATAGAAGACTTGTGTTGCTTACTTGCAGGTatctaaattatgttttgttGAATGCTACATACATGCACAAAAGTCAAATCATTTACCAGTTGCTACTGCTTTGTGATAGGTTCCATGGCCGGTGGCGATACCACCACAACAAAGATTTTTTCGTTGATGCAGATAAACCCAGCATAGGTGAACATCTATGTCTTAGGCATTTGCTGTTATTACATTTCATGGTTGGAGGCGTTACCATACCTACCAGGATTTTTCAGCTGGTGCATGtatgcccagtgtaggtgaacGTCTGTGTCATATgcgtttttggtcatttttgtgtgGAGATACCCAcataaacaatttgaaaatgCTGTATGATCAGAGATCATTTTGGTTTTAATACCCATTCTTAAATTAAATCATAGTAATGTGGATATAACCTAAATCTCCATGTCAGAGTAAAGACTTGGACAATACTAGTAGACATGGAGTAAATCTGcttatttaaattgaaaaaaccTTTGGATGTAGTTTgagaaatgataaaaaattaaCTCGGTGTGCATTTTTCTTATCTAGAAGAACTAGAACAAGTATTCAATTAATAAAGTATACTCTGTGTCAATAAAGCTGTCTTCTTAAATAAGAATCTGACttcatattaaaatttaaaaggataAATTCTAAATCAACTGATGACTGATGATATTGAATATTTCCTACAGATATTTCAGGAAAGAaccacaataaaaatgtattaaagtttacatacctgcttttagTTAAGAGTTGATGAGAAGATTTGTATGCTCTCTGGGATTGTGGCGCCTTTAAATATTCAATAGGAATTACTGGATACTGTTCATTGTTTGGCCCTGTGTAAACATTATTACCATTACCATTATTATCACCATTTGGAAATATAAAAATTGGTGACTGTGCACCTGGATGCCCAGCTGATTTTGGGGGATCAAGTGCAGGAAAGTGCACAGGTCTCTGTGAAGATGCATCAGACTCTGATGTAGGAAAGATGAATATTGGTGGTGAGGGAACAGGGGAAGGAGGAAGTGGTTGAGGTGTGGCAGGAGGAGAATGTGCAGAATGGGAAGAATCAGAATCTGTTGGAAATATAAATATTGGTGGAGCTGGGAAATGTGGAGGTGAAGCCGGTGGCACTGCAGGAGGAAATGATACTGGTTTATGTGGCTCAGCTTCTGggggaaaaataaatattgatggaGGTGGAGGTGGGAGTGAAGGTGGAGGAGGCGGTTTAGCATCTGTAGGCATCATGGTTGAAGGTGTTTGTGCTGGAGACATACCACCAtcagaaggaaaaataaatattggtGGTCCTGGAGCCGGTGGTATTACAGGAGGTGGAAATTGTGCCCCAGGATGTGGGCCAGTCTCTGgtggaaaaataaatattgatggaGGTTGGGatggaggtggaggaggaggtggtTTGTCATC from Erpetoichthys calabaricus chromosome 5, fErpCal1.3, whole genome shotgun sequence includes the following:
- the LOC127527947 gene encoding uncharacterized protein LOC127527947, which produces MSPAQTPSTMMPTDAKPPPPPSLPPPPPSIFIFPPEAEPHKPVSFPPAVPPASPPHFPAPPIFIFPTDSDSSHSAHSPPATPQPLPPSPVPSPPIFIFPTSESDASSQRPVHFPALDPPKSAGHPGAQSPIFIFPNGDNNGNGNNVYTGPNNEQYPVIPIEYLKAPQSQRAYKSSHQLLTKSRNIRRQ